From one Mucilaginibacter inviolabilis genomic stretch:
- a CDS encoding M20/M25/M40 family metallo-hydrolase: MKKITLITALLAVSTYSFGQDVNKLINQDDVTRIIKTLSADDMQGRATFTPGIEKAAKFIESEYTKAGLKPLAGNTGYRQNFTMIRSTPVKITAAINGKAIVADSVFASGAESFTWASDKDVQVVNVTPDKNFRQEYMSAEKSGKKTLMIVDPKFLSLFKRIRDYTLRGNVSFKGKTASSIAFVLGKFDNISSFDISYESKSEELPLFNVAGIIPGKTQPNEFVVFSGHYDHLGIIKAMEGDSIANGADDDASGTTAVISLAKYYKKLNNNDRTLIFVAFTAEEIGEYGSQYFATQVDPDKVVAMFNIEMIGKASKFGQNSAFITGFDRSNFGTILQNNLKGTKFEFHPDPYPDQDLFYRSDNASLAEKGVPAHTISTDQIDIDKLYHTVKDEFSTLDVNNITSTIRAIALSSRTIVSGQDTPTRVPKLER; this comes from the coding sequence ATGAAAAAAATCACACTAATAACCGCTCTTTTAGCTGTATCAACCTACAGCTTTGGGCAAGATGTTAACAAGCTCATCAATCAGGATGATGTAACCCGCATTATTAAAACCCTGAGCGCCGATGATATGCAGGGCCGGGCAACGTTTACACCAGGCATTGAAAAAGCAGCCAAATTTATTGAAAGCGAATACACCAAAGCAGGCCTAAAACCATTGGCCGGCAATACGGGCTACCGCCAGAATTTTACCATGATACGCTCAACCCCTGTAAAAATAACCGCGGCTATTAATGGTAAGGCCATTGTAGCCGACAGCGTTTTTGCATCGGGTGCCGAATCATTTACCTGGGCCAGCGACAAGGATGTACAGGTAGTGAATGTCACCCCTGATAAAAATTTCAGACAAGAATACATGAGTGCTGAAAAAAGCGGCAAGAAAACTTTGATGATTGTTGATCCAAAATTCCTGAGCCTGTTTAAACGTATCCGCGATTATACTTTGAGAGGAAACGTTAGTTTTAAGGGTAAAACCGCCTCTTCTATTGCCTTTGTATTGGGCAAATTTGATAACATCAGCTCCTTTGATATTAGTTACGAAAGCAAAAGCGAAGAACTGCCTTTGTTTAACGTAGCCGGCATTATCCCCGGTAAAACCCAACCCAATGAGTTTGTGGTTTTCTCTGGCCACTATGATCACCTGGGCATCATCAAAGCCATGGAAGGCGACAGCATTGCCAACGGTGCCGATGACGACGCTTCTGGCACTACTGCGGTGATATCTTTAGCCAAATACTACAAAAAATTAAACAATAATGACCGCACACTCATTTTTGTAGCCTTTACAGCCGAAGAAATTGGCGAATACGGTTCACAGTATTTTGCCACCCAGGTTGATCCGGATAAAGTAGTAGCCATGTTCAATATCGAAATGATTGGCAAGGCTTCTAAATTTGGCCAAAACTCCGCCTTTATCACCGGTTTTGATCGTTCCAACTTTGGCACTATCCTGCAAAATAACCTAAAGGGAACCAAGTTTGAATTCCACCCCGATCCATACCCGGATCAGGACCTGTTTTACCGCAGCGATAATGCATCCCTGGCCGAAAAAGGCGTACCGGCACATACCATATCAACCGATCAGATAGATATCGATAAACTGTACCATACCGTGAAAGATGAGTTTAGCACGCTAGATGTAAATAATATAACCTCTACTATCAGGGCCATAGCTTTAAGCTCGCGCACCATCGTTTCGGGGCAGGATACGCCTACCAGGGTGCCTAAGCTGGAAAGATAA